From the Lolium rigidum isolate FL_2022 chromosome 2, APGP_CSIRO_Lrig_0.1, whole genome shotgun sequence genome, one window contains:
- the LOC124692442 gene encoding scarecrow-like protein 6: MRAALFGADRNGGFDRPATAKDLFWPPGKPHQQLEPRSVLDCSRRLSPPNSASTLSSSLGGGAADSASGVAAVSESSAGDAEAVKWGDHGSGGTKDDWSAGGGGGCELPPIPGALDVGLVGAEGWDAMLGNAAAAAAGQDQTFLNWIMGAAGELEMPGAPLPIHQQPLVDNAGFGFAAVDPMGFALDHHHHHLGGASSDLSSSGATGGGGGGSSKASSAFGLFSQEAASLQPPPPPMLFHEGIDTKPPLLGPHPPGHGHGLLHHHYQHQHQPPPPAATFFMPLSSFPDHNHRSPLHQPPPPKRHHSVPDDLYLSRTNLGASAAGQGLAFPLLHGSAPFQPHPSPPPPPLRGAMKTTAAEAAQQQLLDELAAAAKAAEAGNSTGAREILARLNHQLPPLGKPFHRSASYLKEALHLALSDGTYGASRLTSPLDVALKLAAYKSFSDLSPMLQFANFTATQALLDEIACSTASCIHVIDFDLGVGGQWASFLQELAHRRGTGGVPLPLLKLTALVSAASHHPLELHLTQDNLSQFAADLGIPFEFNAVSLDAFSPAELISPTGDEIVAVSLPVACSARAPPLPVILRLVKQLCPKVVVAMDYGADRADLPFSQHFLHCFQSCMFLLDSLDAAGIDADSASKIERFLIQPRVEDAVLGRRKTDKIMAWRNVFTAAGFTPVPLSNLAEAQADCLLKRVQVRGFHVEKRGAGLTLCWQRGELVSVSAWRC, translated from the coding sequence ATGAGGGCGGCGCTCTTCGGTGCCGACCGGAACGGGGGATTCGACCGACCCGCCACCGCCAAAGATCTCTTCTGGCCGCCCGGGAAGCCACACCAGCAGCTGGAGCCCAGGTCCGTGCTCGACTGCTCCCGCAGGCTCAGCCCGCCCAACTCTGCATCGACGCTGTCGTCGTccctcggcggcggcgccgctgacTCGGCCAGCGGCGTGGCGGCGGTTTCCGAGAGCAGCGCCGGCGACGCCGAGGCCGTCAAATGGGGGGACCACGGCAGCGGGGGGACGAAGGACGActggagcgccggcggcggcggcggctgtgagCTGCCGCCCATTCCTGGGGCCCTCGATGTGGGCCTCGTCGGCGCCGAGGGCTGGGACGCCATGCTCGGCAacgccgcggcggccgcggccgggcAGGACCAGACCTTCCTCAACTGGATCATGGGGGCGGCCGGCGAGCTGGAGATGCCGGGGGCGCCGCTCCCAATCCATCAGCAGCCGCTCGTCGACAATGCAGGCTTCGGGTTCGCGGCCGTCGACCCAATGGGCTTCGCgctcgaccaccaccaccaccacctcggcggcgcctcctccgacctctcctcctccggcgccaccggcggcggcggtggcggcagcagcAAAGCCTCCTCCGCCTTCGGCCTCTTCTCGCAGGAGGCTGCATccctccagccgccgccgcctcccatgcTCTTCCACGAAGGTATCGACACAAAGCCCCCTCTTCTTGGACCGCACCCGCCTGGCCATGGtcacggcctcctccaccaccactaccagcaccagcaccaaccgccgcctcccgccgcgaCCTTCTTCATGCCGCTCTCCTCCTTCCCCGATCACAACCACCGCTCGCCACTTCACCAGCCACCACCACCCAAACGCCACCACTCCGTcccggacgacctctacctctccCGCACCAACCTTGGCGCCTCGGCTGCCGGGCAAGGCCTCGCCTTTCCCCTGCTCCACGGCTCGGCCCCGTTCCAGCCCcacccttcgccgccgccgccgccgcttcgcgggGCGATGAAGACCACGGCTGCAGAGGCCGCGCAGCAGCAACTCTTGGACGAGCTGGCTGCGGCGGCAAAGGCAGCCGAGGCCGGCAATTCCACTGGCGCGCGAGAGATATTGGCGCGGCTCAATCACCAGCTTCCCCCGCTCGGGAAGCCCTTCCACCGCTCCGCCTCCTACCTCAAGGAGGCGCTCCACCTCGCGCTCTCCGACGGCACCTACGGCGCCTCCCGCCTCACCTCCCCGCTCGACGTCGCCCTCAAGCTCGCGGCGTACAAGTCCTTCTCCGACCTGTCCCCCATGCTGCAGTTCGCCAACTTCACCGCCACGCAGGCGCTTCTCGACGAAATCGCCTGCAGCACCGCCTCCTGCATCCATGTCATCGACTTCGACCTCGGCGTGGGCGGCCAGTGGGCCTCATTCCTGCAGGAGCTCGCCCATCGCCGTGGCACCGGCGGCGTGCCTCTGCCGCTGCTCAAGCTCACGGCCTTGGTTTCAGCCGCTTCTCACCACCCGCTGGAGCTCCATCTCACTCAGGATAACCTCTCACAGTTCGCCGCTGATCTCGGGATTCCGTTCGAGTTCAATGCCGTCAGTCTTGATGCTTTCAGTCCGGCGGAGCTCATTTCTCCAACCGGGGATGAAATCGTAGCTGTTAGCCTCCCTGTTGCTTGCTCTGCCCGTGCGCCGCCGCTGCCTGTAATCCTTCGGCTGGTGAAGCAGCTTTGTCCTAAGGTTGTGGTCGCTATGGACTATGGAGCTGATCGTGCTGACCTCCCGTTCTCGCAGCACTTCCTGCATTGCTTTCAGTCTTGCATGTTCCTCCTTGACTCGCTTGATGCCGCCGGGATTGATGCGGATTCCGCATCTAAGATTGAGAGGTTTCTGATCCAACCAAGAGTCGAAGACGCCGTGCTTGGGCGGCGCAAGACCGACAAAATAATGGCATGGCGGAATGTGTTCACAGCTGCTGGGTTCACACCTGTGCCGCTCAGCAACCTCGCCGAGGCGCAGGCCGACTGCCTGTTGAAGCGGGTTCAGGTCCGAGGGTTCCATGTGGAGAAACGTGGTGCCGGGCTCACGCTCTGCTGGCAGCGCGGCGAGCTCGTCTCCGTATCGGCATGGCGGTGCTGA